The Pelagibius sp. CAU 1746 genomic sequence ATTGAAGGCGATCGGTCCCTCGATACCCTGGACCACGTAGTCGGTGGCGGGATAGCTGAGGAAGAAGCAGATCGCGACCGAGGCGACGAAGGTCCAGTACATCACCCGGCGGGCACCGTAGCGGTCGGAAAGGTAGCCGCCGAGGGCGCGGAAGACGCTGCCCGGCAGGGCGTAGGCCGCGGCCAGCATGCCGGCGGTCTTGATGTCCAGACCGTAGACGCCGACGTAGTAGCGCGGCAGCCAGAGGGCCAGCGCGACGAAGGCGCCGAAGACGAAGAAATAGTAGAGCGAGAAACGCCAGACCTGGAGCTTGGCCAGCGGCGAAAGCTGCATGAAGGCCGACTTCGGCTTCTCGCCCCGGGCCTTGCGCTGGGCCGTGGCCGGATCGTCGCGCGTCGTCAGATAGAAGAGGACGGCGGTGATCAGCAGGATGACGGCATAGACCTGCGCCGTCTGCTGCCAGCCGAGCGCCACCAGCAGGAAAGGCGCGCCGAAGTTGGTCACTGCGGCGCCGACGTTGCCCATGCCGAAGATGCCGAGCGCCGTCCCTTGACGCTCCTTCTCGTACCAGCGCGACACGTAGGCGATGCCCACGGCGAAGGAACCGCCCGCCAGGCCGACGCCCAGCGCCGCGACCAGGAACATTTCGTAGGTCGAGACGGTGGAGAGCAGCCACACGGCCACGGCGGTCAAGGCCATGACGGCGCTGTAGACGATGCGTCCGCCGTACTGGTCCGTCCAGATGCCGAGGAAGATGCGGCTCAGGGAGCCCGTGAGGATCGGCGTGGCGACCAGGATGCCGAATTCCGTATCGGACAGGCCCAGGTCCTGTTTGATCTTCACACCGATGATGGAAAAGATGGTCCAAACAGCGAAGCAGACCGTGAAGGCAAAGGTGCTGATGCCCAGCACCTTGTTCTGTTGCCCCGGCGTGACGCCTTGCAGGTCCTGCATGATTCCCTCCTCTGCCGCTGACCAGTAAAGCAGGCTGAGAGGCTGGGCCTCCCAGGCGGGGGGATATTCATCAGACTGCTGCAAGATTTATTTGATGCAGGTCAATTTTTGTAGAACCATTGCTGAAACAAGGATTTGCATATCTTTTTCCTATTTGGGATTAAATTTCTCATACTGTGAAATTACTATTTTTGAATTGAAGACTTGATAAACGTCAAAAACGAAGATTACCTTGCCACGGTGGGGATCAGGCGAGTCGGAGAGTTTCCTTGAGGTCGAACGATATACCCTTGGTGCGAGAGCTGGACCTCTTCGCCGAGATGGCAGAGGCCAACTTCGACGAACTGATGCAAGCGGCCTTCCTGCAGCGCTTCCCGCCGCAAGTGCAACTCATCACCGAGGGCGAGCCCCCCGACTTTCTCTACATCATGGTCGAGGGCGGCGTGGAGCTCTTCGCCTCCAGCAACGGACGCGAGACCTCCATCGAGATCACGCGCCCGGTCACGACCTTCATCCTCGCGGCGGTGCTGCGCGACGCGCCCTACCTGATGTCCGGGCGCACGGTGGAAAGTTCCAAGATCCTGATGGTGCCATCGGAAAACGTGCGGGCGATTTTCGCCCGCGACCACGTTTTCGCCCGCGCCGTGGTGCGCGAGCTGGCAACCCGCTACCGCGGCGTGGTCAAGTCCCTGAAGAACCACAAGCTGCGCAATGCAGTGGAACGTCTGGCCAACTACCTGCTGCGGGCCGAGGCCGATCAGGGCCGCGGCGGCATCGTGCAGTTGCCGATCGACAAGCGCACCCTGGCCGCCCTCCTGGGCATGACGCCGGAGAACCTGTCCCGCGCCTTCGCCACGCTGAAACCCTATGGCGTGGAAGTGAGCGGCCGCGAGATCCGGCTGACCGAGATCGGCGACCTGCAGACCCTGGCCAAGCCCAGCCCGCTGA encodes the following:
- a CDS encoding nitrate/nitrite transporter; the encoded protein is MQDLQGVTPGQQNKVLGISTFAFTVCFAVWTIFSIIGVKIKQDLGLSDTEFGILVATPILTGSLSRIFLGIWTDQYGGRIVYSAVMALTAVAVWLLSTVSTYEMFLVAALGVGLAGGSFAVGIAYVSRWYEKERQGTALGIFGMGNVGAAVTNFGAPFLLVALGWQQTAQVYAVILLITAVLFYLTTRDDPATAQRKARGEKPKSAFMQLSPLAKLQVWRFSLYYFFVFGAFVALALWLPRYYVGVYGLDIKTAGMLAAAYALPGSVFRALGGYLSDRYGARRVMYWTFVASVAICFFLSYPATDYVVQGIEGPIAFNITIGLPVFVVLTVALGFFMSLGKAAVYKHIPVYYPDNVGSVGGLVGMIGGLGGFILPICFGVMNDVIGVWTSSFMLLFVLVGIALLWMHFAIRRMERAALGEELAGLPELPELISLHGPEHEGALGGRKQQPQTPSGPSRPMEPAH
- a CDS encoding cyclic nucleotide-binding domain-containing protein encodes the protein MRSNDIPLVRELDLFAEMAEANFDELMQAAFLQRFPPQVQLITEGEPPDFLYIMVEGGVELFASSNGRETSIEITRPVTTFILAAVLRDAPYLMSGRTVESSKILMVPSENVRAIFARDHVFARAVVRELATRYRGVVKSLKNHKLRNAVERLANYLLRAEADQGRGGIVQLPIDKRTLAALLGMTPENLSRAFATLKPYGVEVSGREIRLTEIGDLQTLAKPSPLIDDPTT